TACTTTAACGAAGTTGGCGTACTTAGCTGCCGGTTCGCTTGCATTGGGTAGAACGATTCCTATCGCTGCTAATCTGCTGTCACTCTTATTTCCCCCGCTCATTAGGATTGAAAAATTAAATATCCGCATTGTACCGCCATCAACGGGAACTGCAGGATCAATTTTTCCGCCGGGCAAAATCCAAGCGGAACGCCACTACTGGTGGCCGAAATCGGCTCAGCTGTCACCGTTGACTGTTTTTACTAAATTGTTCATTGATGAAAATCATTTTTATTCAGATTTTCTATAACATCAATTTTGTCCTGCACTTCCTGGGTGTTAAAGTATTCCGCACTTTTTATCAAGTAATCCTTAAGCGCCTTTTTGTCGTCACTGGTTTTGTTTGCATAACTTTCACTTCTTATTTTTTCAAGCCCACCAGTTATTAGGGCCATAATTTCGATTCCATTGCGTTCTTCATCTTTTAATTTATTCAAGCTTAGGTACAATTCTTCACCTTCAGCCACAATCGAGTCAGAATAATTATCATATAAATTTTCAAAGAACACCGAAAAATCCACAAACATATTAAAGATATTATTAGATCCTATGCTGCTAATTTTTTCATAATTGGAATAAGAATATATTGGTCCATATAATAGAGTTAATTCTCGATGCATATTGCTTAACTCTTGTAAATCCCTCTGGTAATAATTGAATTCTCTTCCCACTTCGCCAAAGTATATTTTCCCATCACCGATGTCTTGAGTTAGTGTCCTATGGATGGAACCAATTCTGTAATTTTGAAACATCGTAATCAAGAGCAGCGTCAACGGCAGCCTCATATTTCTTTGAGTTTTTGTAATTGATTACATTGATTGTTACTGAAATTATTAATAATGCAACGGCTATTATGGCTGCAACCTTATAGATTTTCAATGTTCCACCCCTTTTTATCTATAAATTTGCTTTTCGAACTTGGCTTTACCACAACTGGCTGCACCTAAAGCGTCCTTATCTCCTACCCAAAAAGACACAGCCTTTTAAACCTGCTCAAGCTGCGCCTAATTTTTGTGTTATCTTGTTTTAGAATACGCATTACGAGTGAATCTCAGGAGTTCAAAAACCTATAAATTGCATCTTTAAAATTTTCTGGTTCTTCGAGATGTGGACTATGATTGCTGTCCTCAAAAACATGAAGCTTTGAACCTGCTACTAGGCGATGTATTTCATCCGAAAAAGCAAGCGGGCACTGAACATCATACCTACCGCACATTACTAAAGTTCGTGTTTTAATTAAATTCAGGCTGTCTCGAATATCGAACGAAGCCAGATGCCGATTATAATAATCCAACCGCTTTTGAACGGTTCTGCCGCTGCTCGGTTTACTGAAATACTTGTCCCATTTATCGGAATAATGCAAGGACATTTCAGTCCATTCTCGTGCTGAATGAGCTTTTAATTCATTACTTGAATCGGTTGATTTTAGAATGGCGAAAATTTCAAGAAGACGATAATTATTAGGGTTTTCCCTGCAATAAATGCTACTTTCGATCGCATGTACTCGTTTGAAGCTGCAGCTCCTACGACAATTAAATGATCAAGGGTATCCGCGTAATGGATTGCATAGATAAGTCCCAGCATCCCGCCTGTTGAATGCCCCGCAAACGACCATTGTTCATAACCGAGCGAAGTTCTTATTGCCTCCAGGTCCTCAACGGTTTCCATCATGCTAAGCTCGTTATCTTCTGCGGCGCGGTCCGAGTTCCCGCAATCCTTCAAGTTAACCAGAATCACTTTCCCTTGTTCCGTGAAGAGGTCTGCAAAATAATTCCCGCGTTTCGTAAACGCTGAATAGTAATGCGTCACGCATATAGGGTTACCTTCTCCTGCAATAAACACTTCGAATAATCCTCGAGTGGTAGATATCATTTTCGATTCCCAGGCATTCAAGTAAACACCTCCTCGTCAGTTCATTTAAAACTGCCGCGCGGCGAGTAGTTCAACACGAGATACACCGCCTGAATAAAGAAGCTAAGCGATTATAGGGTTCGTTTTAATTTCACTTCAAAATTCGGATTAGAGCGCTGCGCGAGATGCACTTCTGAATGCAGTTCAAAGAAACCGCTATCAATCCAAATCTTAATTCATTTTATTATCCTTTATTTCAAGTATCATTTTTTTAATTTCGTCCATCTTTTTTATCATCGAATATTGATTTCCGATCATGATCACGATGCTGGTTATAAATATGATAACAATTAAAATCGCCATTATTCTTCCTCCACTTTCTCATGCTCTGATGTCTAGCTTTTACAACATTATAACCGTACAAGCAGATAATCACAGTTCCAAATAAATTCCTTTTTACATCGAGTTGAAAAATATGTACATGATGCGGATCCCTTAGAAGTATTTTATTGTATAAAATGGAACCGTCAATCTCAACATAAGGAGAGCGGAAGCGTTGCTTAACATGAGTTACT
This genomic window from Paenibacillus humicola contains:
- a CDS encoding alpha/beta fold hydrolase; this encodes MNAWESKMISTTRGLFEVFIAGEGNPICVTHYYSAFTKRGNYFADLFTEQGKVILVNLKDCGNSDRAAEDNELSMMETVEDLEAIRTSLGYEQWSFAGHSTGGMLGLIYAIHYADTLDHLIVVGAAASNEYMRSKVAFIAGKTLIIIVFLKFSPF